One window of the Capnocytophaga haemolytica genome contains the following:
- a CDS encoding 5'-nucleotidase C-terminal domain-containing protein, with protein MRKLHKLSTYFLLAFVTVCFISSCGAKKTQLSRVKAKNIEITNALAGASEVDAFVKPYREHVQKEMDVVLAYNPVELPKDRNEPSLNAAIGNFMADATYEIINPVYSKKTGKNIDFVLLNWGGIRTSLPKGNLTVGSAYEVMPFENKIVVLTMKGEKVKELAQYLIDKRVPHPLSKQVHLQITKDGQITEFTIGGKPFDPNATYIVATSDYLMNGGDAMYFFKGAEAFETGYLARNVLIDYFKKVGTLEAKKDNRFEYKP; from the coding sequence ATGAGAAAGTTGCATAAATTATCGACTTATTTTTTATTGGCATTTGTAACCGTCTGTTTTATAAGTTCTTGTGGAGCTAAAAAAACTCAGCTCTCAAGGGTTAAAGCGAAGAACATTGAGATCACAAATGCGCTTGCAGGGGCATCGGAAGTAGATGCTTTTGTGAAACCGTACCGTGAGCACGTCCAAAAAGAGATGGACGTAGTGCTTGCGTATAACCCCGTAGAACTGCCAAAGGACAGAAATGAGCCATCACTCAACGCTGCCATCGGCAATTTTATGGCTGACGCCACTTACGAGATTATCAACCCTGTGTACTCAAAAAAGACAGGGAAGAACATCGACTTTGTGCTACTGAATTGGGGCGGTATCCGCACTTCACTCCCCAAAGGAAACCTCACCGTAGGCTCGGCTTACGAGGTGATGCCCTTTGAGAATAAGATTGTGGTGCTGACGATGAAAGGCGAGAAAGTAAAAGAACTCGCACAGTACCTCATTGATAAGCGTGTGCCACATCCGCTGTCAAAACAAGTACATTTGCAAATCACCAAAGATGGGCAAATCACTGAGTTTACCATCGGCGGCAAGCCCTTCGACCCCAACGCTACCTACATCGTAGCCACTTCCGACTACCTGATGAACGGCGGCGATGCAATGTATTTCTTCAAAGGAGCAGAAGCGTTTGAAACAGGCTACTTAGCCCGCAACGTACTAATAGATTACTTTAAAAAAGTAGGCACCTTAGAAGCTAAAAAAGACAACCGATTTGAATATAAACCATAA
- a CDS encoding bifunctional metallophosphatase/5'-nucleotidase: MERRTFLKNIGATSLLVGMGGFSLSMKPSHAKQITILHTNDVHSHIDPFPATDTRNPDRGGVARRATLINEIRKENPNTLLFDAGDIFQGTPYFNFYGGALEFKLMSMLKYDAATFGNHDFDNGIEGLYAQLPNADFDFIISNYDVSKTLLNGHTKPYKTYMVDGVKVGVFGLGIELEGLVNKAMYKETVYLDPIGIAQDMERKLHDEEKCDLIIALSHLGYEYKNEDKVSDLKVAEQTSYLNLIIGGHTHTFLPRPTLVTNKKGNTTLVNQVGCFGLNLGRIDFFFEEEQLVKNKAVAIEV; encoded by the coding sequence ATGGAAAGAAGAACATTTTTAAAGAATATAGGAGCAACTTCGCTCTTAGTAGGGATGGGCGGCTTCTCCCTCTCAATGAAACCAAGCCACGCAAAGCAGATCACCATCTTGCACACCAATGATGTGCACAGCCATATCGACCCTTTCCCTGCCACCGATACACGCAATCCCGACCGTGGAGGCGTAGCAAGGCGCGCAACGCTCATCAATGAGATACGCAAGGAAAACCCTAACACACTGCTCTTTGACGCAGGCGACATCTTCCAAGGTACGCCTTACTTCAACTTCTACGGTGGTGCCCTTGAGTTCAAACTGATGTCGATGCTTAAATATGACGCCGCTACCTTTGGTAACCACGACTTCGACAATGGCATCGAAGGGCTTTATGCACAGTTACCTAATGCCGATTTCGATTTTATCATCTCTAATTACGATGTAAGCAAAACCCTGCTCAACGGGCATACCAAACCTTACAAAACCTATATGGTCGACGGGGTGAAAGTAGGTGTTTTCGGCTTAGGCATCGAGCTGGAAGGCTTGGTAAATAAAGCTATGTATAAAGAGACGGTCTACCTCGACCCGATTGGCATTGCCCAAGATATGGAACGCAAGCTCCACGATGAGGAAAAGTGCGACTTGATCATCGCTCTCTCCCACTTAGGTTATGAGTACAAAAATGAGGATAAAGTTAGCGACCTAAAAGTAGCCGAACAAACCTCATACCTCAACCTGATCATCGGCGGGCATACGCATACCTTCCTACCACGCCCTACCTTAGTTACCAATAAAAAAGGTAACACCACCTTAGTAAACCAAGTAGGTTGCTTCGGACTTAACTTAGGGCGCATCGATTTCTTCTTTGAGGAAGAGCAATTGGTGAAGAATAAAGCCGTAGCTATTGAGGTGTAA
- the dapA gene encoding 4-hydroxy-tetrahydrodipicolinate synthase encodes MKKIIEGTGVALVTPFTADNRVDTEALVRLVDYVSTEGVEFLVALGTTSEAPTLTAEEKALVRETIIKANKKQLPLVVGIGGNNTQSVIDEIKRTDLSAFDAILSVVPYYNKPSQAGMYEHFAAIARSTELPIILYNVPGRVGVTMQAETTLRLARDFKNIVAIKEASGNMVLNMQLLRDKPEGFSVLSGDDMTALLTTYLGGKGVISVIAMAYPREFSEMIRLALKGEVAKANALHYCLMNATTLAFKEGNPAGVKAFLAERGICAPYVRLPLVAASAALTDEIKATL; translated from the coding sequence ATGAAAAAAATAATTGAAGGAACAGGGGTGGCGTTGGTTACTCCTTTTACGGCAGACAATCGGGTGGACACTGAGGCACTTGTGCGCTTGGTGGACTACGTAAGCACGGAGGGTGTGGAGTTTTTGGTGGCTTTGGGCACTACCAGCGAGGCACCTACGCTCACCGCTGAGGAAAAAGCCTTAGTGCGCGAGACAATCATTAAAGCAAATAAGAAGCAATTGCCTTTGGTGGTAGGCATCGGTGGCAATAATACCCAGAGCGTTATTGACGAAATCAAACGCACTGACCTCTCTGCTTTTGATGCGATACTTTCGGTAGTGCCTTACTACAACAAGCCTTCGCAAGCGGGTATGTATGAGCACTTTGCGGCCATTGCGCGCAGCACTGAGTTACCTATCATTCTCTATAATGTGCCTGGACGTGTGGGGGTAACGATGCAGGCAGAAACGACTTTGCGCTTGGCAAGAGATTTTAAGAATATTGTAGCCATCAAAGAGGCATCGGGCAATATGGTGCTGAATATGCAGCTGTTGCGCGACAAGCCTGAGGGCTTTAGCGTGCTTTCGGGTGATGATATGACGGCTTTGCTCACTACGTATCTTGGTGGGAAAGGAGTCATCTCAGTGATCGCGATGGCTTATCCACGTGAGTTTTCTGAAATGATACGCTTGGCACTCAAGGGCGAAGTAGCGAAAGCCAATGCGCTGCACTACTGCCTGATGAACGCTACAACGCTTGCCTTTAAGGAAGGAAATCCCGCAGGTGTAAAAGCCTTCTTAGCTGAAAGGGGCATTTGCGCACCTTATGTGCGTTTGCCATTGGTAGCAGCTTCAGCAGCACTTACTGATGAGATAAAAGCAACTTTGTAG
- a CDS encoding DUF6913 domain-containing protein, with protein MEIIKNYNIKNKIRKNLKVLESYRKPVSDELVKVGCIIDMDAVRKVDPLLELIKFYGIRPENYIVLGYKKESEETHADGTPFLIDKEINWQGKIRNYHADRLAEQEYDLLINYFNEPKLPLLLLSSSIRAKLRIGFQGIDLVYNDIIIACNLQEEVVFAEEVKKVMNTIIHK; from the coding sequence TTGGAAATAATAAAGAATTATAACATAAAAAATAAAATTCGCAAGAATTTGAAGGTGCTTGAGAGCTATCGAAAACCCGTGAGTGACGAGCTTGTAAAAGTGGGCTGCATCATTGATATGGACGCAGTTAGGAAGGTTGACCCCTTGCTTGAACTGATAAAATTCTACGGTATCCGACCAGAGAATTATATTGTGCTCGGTTACAAAAAAGAGTCGGAGGAAACGCACGCCGATGGCACTCCTTTTCTGATTGATAAAGAAATCAATTGGCAGGGGAAGATACGCAATTATCACGCCGACCGCTTGGCTGAGCAGGAGTACGACCTGCTGATCAACTACTTTAACGAACCTAAGTTACCGCTGCTGCTGCTCTCTTCGTCCATCAGGGCTAAGTTGCGCATTGGCTTTCAAGGGATTGACTTGGTTTACAACGATATTATCATCGCTTGTAATTTGCAAGAGGAGGTGGTCTTTGCCGAGGAGGTGAAGAAGGTGATGAATACCATTATACACAAATAA